The Daphnia carinata strain CSIRO-1 chromosome 1, CSIRO_AGI_Dcar_HiC_V3, whole genome shotgun sequence sequence gttcagtagcgtggatggaggataacgcgtggctggaggaacaattgaaaaatggataagataatacaacaaaaggatgataagtataaacattattctatttgttttgaattattaattattgtttattagatcaaattatggacctgcaggctcaattattgcaacagcacaaaatattagataacagcaaagctaaggatggtaaggcctaatacataatgattctatttatttgcttttattgatttgtgttttgtagctcaaagtttgagtctacaagctcagctaggggaaaagaacaaattggaacggaacagtttccaaacagtgaaggaggtttttccaaactcaaacctgactgaacatgaggatgaattggcattaggcgaacacagtcaggtacctaaacttttcaaataagaattcaaaataagtatagaattttaacaaacaattatttattgtttagttattcagtctaccacctgacagtgtgttaaatttaaattctgttagtgctgcacaaaaagaatcgttagtaatcagcccatgcagtgaaggaagtgaacaattgtgggaccgtatttgggccaaaaatgggtgtggtatggaaaccaagatatggcacaagttcaacatgaaacatggattaggtacttttcggttttatgtctattgaaaaagtatttttaatgctattattttgcattcacagtatttaatgggggatcaaatcaagtctggaagtgttacaggatggaagagtcagcctacagatgaaaaaacactgagagtgcattaccattaaggtatgaggtaaagtaatagagtatgcaaattgtctaatgagaagtaccatcttgtgttaatgaatccagtacaacagcaatcctttatagttctgtcacagctagaaacctcaaataattctgcttctctgtctaaagaacaacttgtcctttacgttcagagtgttggggaaactgggtacttaaatggccctaaagatgttttaattttgctgccattgcagagatgaacatcatacatggactctttaggtatgaaaggatttttcttcaaataattttgaatttatgacgaagcatttctcctcctttttgccaaccaggtctaatctaccaaaaaaaattttatccaaaaggaaaggattttcatgtactgggaacacaactatcaacaatgcaacattgtacaggtgctagtttatcattcaagagccttatacaatgatgttaatctgcaatttgtatgtccttccccaagcttccaccagaagttgaatctgagtcatgtaagttacatgatcaacagttgatatgtttaacggtgttgtttttcttttctcaatataggttaatagtaacattgcatctgaaaaaattcttggttggggcaagacactgaataaattgtattgattggatggatgacatgacatttctatacttaattcggattccccagacggtatttgatattaaaaaaattgaagtgcatatctgggctcccttcttttctgaagccccgtttccccttgactcgtaataagcccgtagggggtcatgcccctactgtacggtatatataaaaataacatataccgaggtttggagggctctggccggaaaggggacgtggggtgccgcttagtccgatgatgtgttcacggagggcgatgtggctacccacaaatccgaactaaaggttaatcgctcctgtaaaaatgttccaaatcttcagctcttcttccggcttctcttagccaatcaccgggtaatctccccggtgggtcaacaaggcagtgtctccccctgcctgggttgacggcaacttttgaaagggctattgtgcctttttaaagttgcaaaaataattgtaatgtgcagagaattgtcaataaaatttttttataaaatattttttgcaaaatttgtttctttcattgtctgtgttagctgtgttcacacattacatttatcaacttttttttttttgttttgctttatttatttttgtgacctgtgatggtaagcattgtttccattggtttatcgtttatctgtaagcattcaattattatccagggatcgaaccctggatgttcggcgtaccgcgccgatgctctaccagtgagccatgaatcatatgatgacaagttggcttttttctggAGAACGTTACATTAGTAAGTAAATTCTTCTTCCTGTTTCACTctgtaattgttttttggAGACATATGGCCACATTGGAATCTCACGTTTAGGACTGTGTTCAGTTCTAGTAGGTGAAAATCCTGATATAGATCTTTGAATTCCGTCGCAATACTCCTTTAGACAATC is a genomic window containing:
- the LOC130696456 gene encoding uncharacterized protein LOC130696456 yields the protein MDLQAQLLQQHKILDNSKAKDAQSLSLQAQLGEKNKLERNSFQTVKEVFPNSNLTEHEDELALGEHSQLFSLPPDSVLNLNSVSAAQKESLVISPCSEGSEQLWDRIWAKNGCGMETKIWHKFNMKHGLVFNGGSNQVWKCYRMEESAYR